Proteins from a genomic interval of Granulicella sp. L56:
- the atpC gene encoding ATP synthase F1 subunit epsilon, producing MADTTTNSGLLAVRLVTPDRVLLDATADSVELPSMAGYLEALYGAAPLLAELGAGEVRLHGGTSGDQKFFVAWGFVEVLPERVTILAETALHPDEIDRNEALQELQEGEKLWQEAGDEGDKYDEANAVTRKAEEKLASAEGKSH from the coding sequence ATGGCAGACACAACCACCAACTCGGGATTGTTAGCGGTCAGGCTGGTAACGCCGGACCGCGTCCTGCTCGACGCAACGGCGGACTCGGTCGAGCTGCCCTCCATGGCAGGCTACCTGGAGGCGCTCTATGGCGCGGCCCCTTTGCTTGCCGAACTCGGCGCAGGCGAAGTGCGTCTCCACGGAGGCACCTCGGGCGACCAGAAGTTCTTCGTGGCCTGGGGCTTTGTCGAAGTGCTGCCGGAGCGTGTCACGATTCTGGCGGAAACTGCTCTTCATCCAGACGAGATCGATCGTAACGAGGCATTGCAGGAGCTTCAGGAGGGCGAAAAGCTCTGGCAGGAAGCAGGCGACGAGGGCGACAAGTACGACGAAGCCAACGCCGTCACCCGCAAGGCCGAGGAGAAGCTGGCCTCAGCCGAAGGCAAGAGCCACTAA
- the aroE gene encoding shikimate dehydrogenase, protein MPTVAPQFLRSRIGKVCVAITGTTPAEMLEKAIAVVKETPFIEFRLDYLEKPLAALPKFKHFFAENTAATGIATCRRSANGGKFTGNLAAELEILIKAATSGFHIVDLELESAESLKKADIQKLRDTSVAIIVSYHDFSATKDLEGIYHRIEPFHPDFYKIVPTAKTLTDNVTLMRFIEHMEDHSNIIGICMGDAGIISRVLGVRAGSAFTFAAATTGEETGPGQIAARTLIDTYRIEQVDAATKVYGVAGNPIRSSLSPAMMNAAFRRETVNAVYLALQTHKLADLLKLVHEIPIQGLSVTMPLKQEIMAHLEKTDPLSTKIGACNTVLRAQDGKLYGFNTDVAGIVGPLEKRLSLRGAKVLVLGAGGAARAAVFGVRDKGAEVFILNRTPETAQKLARQSGSKTIKKEALAKTTFDVIINATPLGMAGQKGTQMLEAKDLNTKLVFDLVYNPIETPLIRLARQQSIPIITGVEMFVQQGARQFEIWTGKPAPEEEMLRVVIHALRQQAEAAPQAPEPVVKAKAKKK, encoded by the coding sequence GTGCCCACCGTAGCCCCCCAATTTCTCCGCTCCCGTATCGGCAAAGTCTGCGTCGCCATTACTGGCACCACACCAGCCGAAATGCTTGAAAAAGCCATCGCCGTTGTTAAAGAGACTCCTTTTATCGAGTTTCGGCTCGATTATCTCGAAAAACCGCTCGCCGCACTGCCGAAGTTTAAGCATTTCTTCGCGGAAAATACTGCGGCCACGGGCATTGCGACCTGTCGACGCTCAGCGAACGGCGGAAAATTTACCGGAAACCTCGCTGCCGAGCTTGAAATTCTTATCAAGGCGGCCACCAGCGGCTTCCATATCGTCGATCTCGAGCTCGAATCGGCAGAGTCTCTGAAAAAAGCCGACATTCAGAAGCTGCGCGATACCAGCGTTGCCATCATCGTCAGCTACCACGATTTTTCGGCCACGAAGGATCTTGAGGGCATCTATCACCGCATCGAGCCCTTCCATCCCGATTTTTACAAGATCGTTCCTACCGCCAAGACGCTGACCGACAATGTGACCCTCATGCGCTTCATCGAGCATATGGAGGACCACTCGAACATTATCGGCATCTGCATGGGCGATGCGGGAATCATCTCGCGCGTGCTCGGCGTGCGCGCCGGCAGCGCCTTTACCTTTGCCGCTGCCACGACGGGCGAAGAGACCGGGCCTGGACAGATTGCCGCTCGCACCCTGATCGATACCTACCGCATTGAACAGGTCGATGCCGCCACCAAGGTCTACGGAGTTGCAGGCAATCCGATTCGCAGCTCGCTCTCGCCGGCCATGATGAACGCGGCCTTTCGCCGCGAGACGGTGAACGCTGTCTATCTGGCGCTGCAGACGCATAAGCTGGCTGACCTGCTCAAGCTGGTCCATGAAATACCGATTCAGGGCCTCAGCGTGACCATGCCTCTGAAGCAGGAGATCATGGCGCATCTGGAGAAGACCGATCCGCTTTCGACCAAGATCGGCGCCTGCAATACCGTGCTGCGGGCGCAGGATGGCAAGCTCTACGGATTCAACACCGATGTCGCCGGAATCGTCGGGCCGCTGGAGAAGCGGCTGTCCCTGCGGGGCGCAAAGGTGCTGGTTCTGGGCGCTGGCGGCGCGGCGCGGGCTGCTGTTTTCGGGGTTCGTGATAAGGGTGCCGAGGTGTTTATCCTCAACCGCACGCCGGAGACGGCGCAAAAACTGGCGCGGCAGTCCGGATCGAAGACCATCAAGAAAGAGGCGCTGGCTAAGACCACCTTCGACGTGATCATCAATGCGACGCCCCTCGGCATGGCCGGGCAAAAAGGAACGCAGATGCTGGAGGCGAAGGACCTGAACACGAAGCTGGTCTTCGATCTGGTCTACAACCCCATTGAGACTCCGCTGATCCGGCTCGCGCGGCAGCAGAGCATCCCGATCATCACCGGGGTTGAGATGTTTGTGCAGCAGGGGGCAAGGCAGTTCGAGATCTGGACCGGAAAACCCGCGCCCGAAGAGGAGATGCTGCGGGTAGTCATTCATGCGCTGCGGCAACAGGCCGAAGCTGCTCCCCAAGCTCCCGAGCCTGTAGTGAAAGCCAAGGCAAAGAAGAAATAG
- the atpA gene encoding F0F1 ATP synthase subunit alpha yields the protein MAKIKADEITELLRQQIENYEQRIQVDEVGTVISLGDGIARVHGLDKVMAGELIEFPHGIAGLAMNLDEDQVGAVLLGDYTQIKEGDEVKRTGRIMSVPVGEALIGRVVNALGEPIDDKGPINTDKFLPVERLAPGVIDRQSVREPMATGIKAIDTMIPIGRGQRELLIGDRQTGKTAIALDTIINSAKNNLICIYCAVGQKRSSVAQVVQTLEEYGAMAYTIVVAATASEPAPMQYLAPFAATAMGEYFRDSGKHALIIYDDLSKHAASYREISLLLRRPPGREAYPGDVFYLHSRLLERSSKVSDKLGGGSLTALPIIETQAGDVSAYIPTNVISITDGQIFLETDLFNSGVRPAVNVGLSVSRVGFSAATKATKQVGATLKLDLAQYRELAAFAQFGSDLDKVTQQQLNRGQRLTELLKQPQFQPLSAEKQVAILFAGVNGLLDDVEVKDLRAFEDGFYPYLESSQASILTDIATKKALDDDLKARLTAAIKDYKSSFLAGIKDKKEAVAAK from the coding sequence ATGGCAAAGATTAAGGCTGATGAGATAACAGAGCTGCTTCGCCAGCAGATTGAGAACTACGAGCAACGCATTCAGGTCGACGAAGTCGGCACGGTCATCTCGCTCGGCGACGGTATCGCCCGCGTTCACGGCCTCGACAAAGTCATGGCCGGCGAGCTGATCGAGTTCCCCCACGGTATTGCCGGACTCGCGATGAACCTTGACGAGGACCAGGTCGGCGCCGTGCTCCTCGGCGATTACACCCAGATCAAGGAAGGTGACGAGGTCAAGCGCACCGGACGCATCATGTCCGTGCCTGTCGGCGAAGCCCTGATTGGTCGCGTCGTCAACGCGCTCGGCGAGCCCATCGACGACAAGGGCCCCATCAACACCGACAAGTTTCTCCCCGTCGAGCGTCTCGCTCCCGGCGTCATCGACCGTCAGTCGGTGCGCGAGCCCATGGCCACCGGCATCAAGGCCATCGACACGATGATTCCTATCGGCCGCGGCCAGCGCGAGCTGCTGATCGGCGACCGCCAGACCGGCAAGACTGCCATCGCGCTCGACACCATCATCAACTCGGCGAAGAACAACCTCATCTGCATCTACTGCGCCGTCGGCCAGAAGCGCTCGTCGGTTGCGCAGGTGGTACAGACGCTCGAAGAGTACGGCGCGATGGCTTACACCATCGTCGTTGCCGCGACTGCTTCCGAGCCCGCGCCGATGCAGTACCTCGCTCCCTTTGCCGCGACCGCCATGGGCGAGTACTTCCGCGACAGCGGCAAGCACGCCCTCATCATCTACGACGACCTCTCGAAGCACGCTGCCAGCTACCGCGAAATCTCGCTGCTGCTGCGCCGTCCGCCAGGCCGCGAAGCCTATCCCGGCGACGTCTTCTATCTTCACTCGCGTCTGCTCGAGCGCAGCTCCAAGGTCTCCGACAAGCTCGGCGGCGGCTCGCTCACCGCGCTGCCCATCATCGAGACCCAGGCAGGCGACGTCTCGGCCTATATTCCGACCAACGTGATCTCGATCACCGACGGACAGATCTTCCTTGAGACTGACCTCTTCAACTCAGGCGTGCGTCCCGCCGTCAATGTCGGCCTCTCGGTCTCGCGCGTCGGCTTCTCTGCGGCTACCAAGGCGACCAAGCAGGTAGGCGCCACGCTGAAGCTCGATCTCGCACAGTATCGCGAGCTTGCCGCCTTCGCGCAGTTCGGCTCCGACCTCGACAAGGTTACGCAGCAGCAGTTGAACCGTGGCCAGCGCCTCACCGAACTTTTGAAGCAGCCGCAGTTCCAGCCGCTCTCGGCAGAGAAGCAGGTAGCCATCCTCTTCGCCGGTGTCAACGGCCTGCTCGACGATGTTGAAGTGAAGGACCTCCGCGCCTTCGAGGACGGCTTCTATCCGTATCTCGAATCCTCACAGGCCTCCATCCTCACCGACATTGCAACGAAGAAAGCGCTCGACGACGACCTGAAGGCCCGCCTCACCGCAGCCATCAAGGACTACAAGTCGAGCTTCCTCGCCGGAATCAAGGACAAGAAGGAAGCGGTCGCGGCTAAATAA
- the atpD gene encoding F0F1 ATP synthase subunit beta — MADNIGKVISISGPAVDVQFEEAHMPPIFQALRIVSEGFDVPTPLDVVVEVQQHLGEGRVRCIAMVATEGMVRGMKAIDTGSGIMVPVGRETLGRVLNVLGEPVDELGPINAKVHLPIHRQAPAFDEQSTSEEMFETGIKVIDLIQPFLKGGKIGLFGGAGVGKTVIIQELINNVATKHGGFSVFAGVGERTREGNDLWMEFQESGVIDLKDLPKSKATLVYGQMTEPPGARLRVALTGLTVAENFRDQEGADTLLFIDNIFRFTQAGSEVSTLLGRMPSAVGYQPNLATEMGELQERITSTKKGSITSVQAVYVPADDFTDPAPATTFAHLDATTALSRPLSELGIYPAVDPLVSTSRILTPRVVGQEHYDVAQGVKKILQRYKDLQDIIAILGIDELSDEDKLTVARARKVQRFLSQPFHVAEIFTGIPGAYVKVEDTVRSFKEIIEGKHDDIPEQAFYLKGGIEDVLAAAEKMKQIA; from the coding sequence ATGGCAGACAACATTGGAAAAGTAATTTCGATCAGCGGCCCGGCCGTTGACGTTCAGTTCGAAGAGGCGCACATGCCGCCCATCTTCCAGGCGCTGCGCATCGTCAGCGAGGGCTTCGACGTTCCCACCCCGCTCGATGTCGTCGTCGAGGTGCAGCAGCATCTCGGTGAAGGACGCGTGCGCTGCATCGCGATGGTCGCCACCGAGGGCATGGTCCGCGGCATGAAGGCGATCGACACCGGTTCGGGCATCATGGTGCCGGTAGGCCGTGAGACGCTGGGCCGTGTGCTCAACGTCCTCGGCGAACCTGTAGACGAGCTTGGCCCGATCAACGCCAAGGTGCACCTGCCCATCCACCGGCAGGCCCCTGCGTTCGACGAGCAGTCCACCAGCGAAGAGATGTTCGAGACCGGCATCAAGGTCATCGACCTCATCCAGCCCTTCCTTAAGGGCGGCAAGATCGGCCTCTTCGGCGGCGCCGGTGTCGGCAAGACCGTCATCATTCAGGAACTGATCAATAACGTTGCCACCAAGCATGGCGGCTTCTCGGTATTCGCCGGAGTCGGAGAGCGCACCCGCGAGGGCAACGACCTCTGGATGGAGTTCCAGGAGTCCGGCGTTATCGATCTCAAGGACCTTCCCAAGAGCAAAGCAACGCTTGTCTACGGACAGATGACCGAGCCCCCAGGGGCGCGTCTCCGCGTGGCGCTCACTGGGCTCACCGTCGCCGAAAACTTCCGCGACCAGGAGGGTGCCGACACGCTCCTCTTCATCGACAACATCTTCCGCTTCACCCAGGCGGGTTCCGAGGTCTCCACCCTGCTCGGGCGTATGCCTTCGGCCGTAGGTTACCAGCCTAACCTCGCCACCGAGATGGGCGAGTTGCAGGAGCGCATCACCTCGACCAAGAAGGGTTCGATCACCTCGGTGCAGGCCGTCTACGTGCCCGCGGATGACTTTACCGATCCCGCTCCAGCCACTACCTTTGCTCACCTCGACGCCACCACCGCGCTCTCCCGTCCTTTGTCGGAGCTTGGTATCTACCCGGCCGTCGATCCTCTGGTCTCCACCTCGCGCATTCTCACCCCGCGAGTCGTCGGTCAGGAGCACTATGATGTCGCGCAGGGCGTCAAGAAGATCCTGCAGCGGTACAAGGACCTTCAGGACATTATCGCCATCCTCGGTATCGACGAGCTTTCAGACGAGGACAAGCTCACCGTCGCCCGCGCCCGCAAGGTGCAACGCTTCCTGTCGCAGCCCTTCCACGTAGCCGAAATCTTTACCGGAATCCCCGGCGCCTACGTCAAGGTCGAGGATACCGTTCGCTCGTTCAAGGAGATCATCGAAGGCAAGCACGATGATATTCCGGAGCAGGCCTTCTACCTTAAGGGCGGCATCGAAGATGTACTCGCCGCCGCAGAGAAGATGAAGCAGATCGCATAA
- the dxs gene encoding 1-deoxy-D-xylulose-5-phosphate synthase — protein sequence MSNLLETIHSPADVKKLTIPQLTELAEEIRERLIVGVAKTGGHIGPNLGVVELTLAMHYVFDTPTDSFVFDVSHQAYVHKLLTGREKLFHTIRQPGGLNGFMLRTESEHDSYGAGHAGTALSAALGMAVARDMSGGKEHIIAMAGDAAFTNGISFEALNNIAAQTRRMIIVLNDNAWSIDKNVGAIAEYFHKIVTNPTVSSLHNRAADLLEKYGGKTARHVVRKAEEAAKGLIGPGMLFEEFGLSYFGPLDGHNLPLLIETFKFLKTQNRPVVLHAITQKGRGFQPALEKQKKFHGLGPYDAETGETKSAGQKTYSEIFAESLTKLADGNEKVVAITAAMPNGTALDLFRPYHPKRYFDVGIAEEHAVIFAAGMATKGYKPFCAIYSTFLQRAFDPIVHDVCLQNLPVVFCMDRGGLSGDDGPTHHGLFDISYLRSVPNLIHMVPKDEDELADMMYTAMLHEGPSAIRYPRGTGPGVAVKAQPVALEIGKAEVIRDSGRADVAIFGLGAMLPEAVRLAEMLEREGFSAAVINPRFAKPIDRECVAKFGERCGLLITLEDHVLAGGFGSAVLETLNALEVQVPVVRVGWPDEFIEHGKVEALREKYGLTAEAALEKARPYLSKMMEQILAKHS from the coding sequence ATGAGCAACCTTCTTGAGACGATTCACTCCCCAGCCGATGTAAAAAAGCTGACGATTCCGCAACTGACGGAGCTGGCGGAGGAGATTCGTGAACGGCTGATCGTTGGGGTCGCCAAAACTGGCGGCCATATCGGGCCGAATCTTGGCGTAGTCGAGCTGACCCTCGCGATGCATTATGTCTTCGATACCCCAACCGACAGCTTCGTCTTCGATGTCAGCCACCAGGCCTATGTGCACAAGCTGCTGACCGGACGCGAGAAGCTCTTTCATACCATCCGCCAGCCGGGCGGGCTCAACGGCTTTATGCTGCGCACCGAGAGCGAGCACGACAGCTATGGCGCAGGCCATGCCGGTACAGCGCTGAGCGCGGCGCTGGGGATGGCGGTGGCGCGGGACATGTCCGGTGGCAAGGAACACATCATTGCGATGGCCGGAGATGCTGCGTTTACTAATGGCATCTCGTTTGAAGCGCTGAACAACATCGCCGCGCAGACGCGCCGGATGATCATTGTGCTGAACGACAATGCCTGGTCGATCGACAAGAACGTCGGCGCCATCGCGGAGTATTTTCACAAGATCGTGACCAACCCCACCGTATCGAGCCTGCATAATCGCGCGGCTGATCTGCTGGAGAAGTATGGCGGCAAGACGGCACGGCACGTCGTCCGCAAGGCCGAAGAAGCGGCAAAGGGACTGATCGGGCCGGGCATGTTGTTCGAGGAGTTTGGCCTGAGCTACTTTGGGCCGCTCGATGGACATAACTTGCCGCTGCTGATCGAGACCTTCAAATTTCTGAAGACGCAGAACCGTCCGGTCGTACTTCATGCGATTACGCAGAAGGGCCGGGGCTTTCAACCGGCGCTGGAGAAGCAGAAGAAATTTCACGGGCTGGGGCCGTATGACGCGGAGACGGGCGAGACGAAATCTGCGGGGCAGAAGACCTACTCCGAGATCTTTGCCGAGTCGCTGACGAAGCTGGCGGATGGCAATGAGAAGGTCGTTGCCATTACGGCGGCGATGCCGAACGGGACGGCGCTCGATCTCTTCCGGCCCTATCATCCGAAGCGCTACTTCGACGTCGGCATCGCGGAAGAGCACGCCGTAATCTTTGCGGCAGGAATGGCGACCAAGGGATATAAGCCCTTCTGCGCGATCTACTCGACTTTTTTACAACGGGCGTTCGATCCCATTGTGCATGACGTCTGCCTCCAGAACCTGCCGGTGGTCTTCTGCATGGATCGCGGCGGACTGAGCGGCGACGACGGTCCGACGCATCATGGGCTGTTCGATATCAGCTATCTGCGCAGTGTGCCGAACCTGATCCACATGGTTCCCAAGGACGAGGACGAGCTGGCGGACATGATGTATACGGCGATGCTGCACGAGGGGCCGTCCGCGATTCGTTATCCGCGTGGAACCGGGCCGGGCGTGGCTGTCAAAGCACAGCCGGTGGCGCTGGAGATCGGCAAAGCTGAAGTCATTCGAGATTCGGGGCGTGCCGATGTTGCCATCTTCGGCCTGGGTGCGATGCTGCCCGAGGCGGTGCGGCTGGCGGAGATGCTGGAGCGGGAAGGGTTCTCCGCCGCGGTGATCAACCCGCGGTTCGCCAAGCCGATTGATCGCGAGTGTGTCGCGAAGTTTGGCGAGCGCTGTGGATTGCTGATTACGCTCGAAGATCATGTGCTGGCGGGAGGGTTCGGCTCTGCGGTGTTAGAGACGCTGAATGCGCTCGAGGTGCAGGTTCCGGTTGTGCGCGTGGGCTGGCCGGATGAGTTTATCGAGCATGGGAAGGTCGAGGCATTGCGGGAGAAGTATGGCCTGACTGCGGAGGCTGCGCTGGAGAAGGCGAGGCCTTACCTGAGTAAGATGATGGAGCAGATTCTGGCGAAGCACTCGTAG
- the atpH gene encoding ATP synthase F1 subunit delta produces the protein MSALTLRYAHAFASVAASNHLDATAAQQQLRDFSDTFAGSHELREVLMNPSIVSEQKLKVLDAIAGRIGMISQVRNFLAVIMDHQRLAELDEILAEYHEIADEQSGLAEAEITSAHPLNDEDRVQLEAQVAKVAGGRVRASYRQDATLLGGAVVRIGSTVYDGSLRGQFQQLKQKLANA, from the coding sequence ATGTCAGCGCTCACTCTTCGCTACGCCCACGCCTTTGCCTCGGTAGCTGCATCGAACCATCTGGATGCAACCGCCGCCCAGCAGCAGCTACGCGACTTCAGCGACACCTTCGCCGGTAGCCACGAGTTGCGTGAAGTCCTGATGAATCCGTCGATCGTCAGCGAGCAGAAGTTGAAGGTCCTCGATGCCATCGCCGGTCGTATCGGCATGATTTCGCAGGTGCGAAACTTCCTCGCTGTCATCATGGACCACCAGCGTCTCGCGGAGCTCGATGAGATTCTCGCCGAGTACCACGAGATCGCCGACGAGCAGTCGGGCCTTGCCGAAGCCGAGATCACCAGCGCGCATCCTTTGAACGATGAAGACCGCGTCCAGCTTGAGGCGCAGGTGGCCAAAGTGGCGGGAGGCCGTGTTCGCGCATCGTACCGTCAGGATGCTACATTGCTGGGCGGGGCTGTGGTGCGCATCGGATCGACGGTTTATGACGGCTCGCTCCGGGGGCAGTTCCAGCAACTGAAGCAAAAGCTGGCAAACGCCTGA
- a CDS encoding ATP synthase F0 subunit B — translation MNSAAKESLNGCCDPYSMEDILNQLGGLVLGSVPTMVLFILLVISYGLLVRRPLDRLLAERRKRTTGAVEQARGAIAAAEAETTAYEDKLRKAKAEIFKARDEKLKQWNAEREAAIEEVRKATQQRTLAAKLEIEQSAAAARAQIEGMSAELSSRILAAVLPAGMTQPEEVAQ, via the coding sequence GTGAACTCGGCTGCGAAGGAATCTCTGAACGGCTGCTGCGACCCCTATTCCATGGAAGACATACTCAATCAACTCGGTGGACTTGTGCTCGGCTCCGTGCCGACCATGGTTCTTTTTATCCTGCTGGTCATCTCCTATGGCCTGCTGGTGCGTCGTCCGCTGGACCGTCTTCTCGCCGAGCGCCGCAAGCGCACCACCGGCGCGGTTGAACAGGCGCGGGGCGCCATCGCTGCTGCCGAGGCCGAGACCACCGCATATGAGGACAAGCTGCGCAAGGCAAAGGCCGAGATCTTCAAGGCCCGCGATGAGAAGCTGAAGCAGTGGAACGCAGAGCGCGAGGCCGCCATCGAAGAGGTTCGGAAGGCCACCCAGCAGCGCACGCTCGCGGCAAAGCTCGAGATCGAGCAGAGCGCAGCCGCAGCCCGCGCCCAGATCGAAGGCATGAGCGCTGAACTCAGCTCGCGTATCCTCGCCGCCGTGTTGCCCGCTGGCATGACGCAGCCGGAAGAGGTCGCCCAGTGA
- a CDS encoding ATP synthase F0 subunit B gives MRKLLPALVLTTLLFAPVCHAVAQQPASVASVNSDSGRMSTPEAQSPEKNQQEKDENDEYRHSATVRALGAKLGMNADQAATAFTVTNFIVLAILVGWFLLKTLPKTFRDRSSAIQKHLVDARTATEEASARLNSVENRLGKLDEQIAAMRVQAEKDAALDEQRIKAAVEEEKQKILKSAEQEISAATSQARKHLQQYAAELAIEQAARKLVVTAETDRLLVQGFARRLTGDETKGGEN, from the coding sequence ATGAGAAAGCTGCTCCCTGCCCTGGTTCTGACGACGCTGCTCTTCGCGCCTGTCTGCCATGCGGTTGCCCAGCAGCCGGCCAGCGTAGCCTCTGTCAACTCTGACAGCGGCCGCATGAGCACGCCCGAGGCCCAGTCTCCCGAGAAGAACCAGCAGGAGAAGGACGAGAACGACGAGTATCGCCACTCTGCCACAGTACGTGCCCTGGGCGCGAAGCTGGGCATGAACGCCGATCAGGCAGCGACCGCCTTTACCGTCACCAACTTCATCGTGCTCGCCATTCTGGTCGGCTGGTTTCTGCTCAAGACGCTCCCCAAGACCTTCCGTGACCGCAGCTCTGCAATTCAGAAGCACCTGGTCGATGCCCGCACCGCGACCGAAGAGGCCAGCGCCCGCCTGAACAGCGTGGAAAACCGCCTCGGCAAGCTCGATGAGCAGATTGCCGCCATGCGCGTACAGGCTGAGAAGGACGCAGCCCTCGACGAACAACGCATCAAGGCCGCTGTCGAAGAGGAGAAGCAGAAGATCCTCAAATCGGCGGAGCAGGAGATCTCTGCGGCAACGAGTCAAGCCCGCAAGCATCTCCAGCAGTACGCTGCCGAGTTGGCCATCGAGCAGGCCGCCCGCAAGCTGGTCGTCACCGCGGAGACCGATCGTCTTCTGGTACAGGGTTTTGCCCGCCGACTCACCGGCGACGAGACGAAGGGCGGCGAAAACTAA
- a CDS encoding F0F1 ATP synthase subunit gamma: MANVLDLRRRIRSVKNTRQITKAMKMVSAAKLRRAQERAMLARPYAQMVSNVLESLVRRTDLYNPQTGDVVHPLLVEREEKNVLVVVVAGDKGFAGAFNSNIVKAAQGFIDARRALGQTVDIEPVGRKARDMFRKRYPVANYEKKEEHYDNDLATHFEILRHRAAPIEIVGDHPTMLLKIEIDEVSDMAHSIIDRYTRSEIDSVYVVYNEFKSVISQRVVVEKLLPIRKLGSHEITVAEVMSEEQRDAAAHAARTSGITITDQGESALDAEAKKFGTAEVDYIFDQEPERLFRHLMPRYVTTQIFHALLESVAAEHAARMTAMDAATSNAGDMIDALSLTMNRVRQAAITKEIIEIVSGAAAL; encoded by the coding sequence ATGGCAAACGTTCTCGATTTACGGCGCCGCATCCGCAGTGTGAAGAATACGCGGCAGATCACCAAGGCCATGAAGATGGTGTCGGCGGCCAAGCTGCGCCGAGCGCAGGAGCGTGCCATGCTGGCGCGGCCCTACGCGCAGATGGTGTCGAACGTTCTGGAGTCGCTGGTACGCCGCACCGACCTCTACAATCCGCAGACCGGAGATGTCGTTCATCCGCTGCTGGTCGAGCGCGAAGAGAAGAATGTTCTCGTCGTGGTCGTCGCCGGCGACAAGGGATTTGCCGGTGCCTTCAACTCGAACATCGTCAAGGCAGCGCAGGGCTTTATCGACGCCCGCCGCGCACTTGGCCAGACCGTCGATATCGAGCCGGTGGGCCGCAAGGCGCGCGATATGTTTCGCAAGCGCTATCCGGTGGCCAACTACGAGAAGAAGGAAGAGCACTACGACAACGATCTCGCCACCCACTTCGAGATTCTGCGCCATCGCGCCGCCCCCATCGAAATCGTGGGCGACCATCCCACGATGCTGCTCAAGATCGAGATCGACGAAGTATCGGACATGGCACACTCCATCATCGACCGCTATACGCGTTCGGAGATCGATTCGGTCTACGTCGTCTATAACGAGTTCAAGTCCGTCATCTCGCAGCGCGTCGTCGTCGAAAAGCTGCTGCCCATCCGCAAGCTTGGCTCGCACGAGATCACCGTGGCCGAGGTCATGAGCGAAGAGCAGCGCGATGCGGCGGCCCATGCGGCGCGCACCTCGGGCATCACCATCACCGATCAGGGCGAGTCGGCGCTCGACGCCGAGGCAAAGAAGTTCGGTACCGCCGAGGTCGACTACATCTTCGATCAGGAGCCAGAGCGTCTGTTCCGCCACCTGATGCCGCGTTACGTCACCACGCAGATCTTTCATGCCCTGCTGGAATCGGTCGCCGCAGAACATGCCGCCCGCATGACGGCAATGGATGCAGCAACCAGCAACGCCGGAGATATGATCGACGCCCTCTCGCTCACCATGAACCGTGTGCGGCAGGCGGCAATTACGAAGGAAATTATTGAGATTGTGAGTGGCGCAGCCGCTCTGTAA
- the pgeF gene encoding peptidoglycan editing factor PgeF, with protein MNIVNKGLTVGIVRVEPWGSYKWLRHGFSTRQGGVSTVYGGNSLNLGWTKDDGPALVAENRRLFYRLSQGSLPENHRFQTVTLKQVHSALVLPIRKEEDVFEGTLQTADGKAVLEGDGAVTDLPGVMLGVQTADCVPVLIADVNKRVVAAIHAGWRGTAARIVEQGCLAMQERYGSRPEELVAAVGPSIGACCYAVGEEVRSGFGAQFEYADALFRTGETGQMHLDLWEANRRQLLDAGVPAQSITVIGECTACTVSGGEKKYFSHRAEHGFTGRMMSVIGVV; from the coding sequence ATGAACATTGTAAATAAAGGGCTTACGGTTGGCATAGTGCGGGTGGAGCCCTGGGGTTCTTACAAGTGGCTGCGGCACGGATTCAGCACGCGACAAGGTGGAGTTTCCACGGTTTACGGAGGCAATTCGCTGAATCTGGGGTGGACGAAGGACGACGGTCCCGCATTGGTCGCAGAGAACCGACGGCTCTTTTACCGGTTGTCGCAGGGAAGTTTACCCGAAAACCATCGCTTTCAAACCGTCACCTTGAAACAGGTGCATTCAGCACTTGTTCTGCCGATCCGAAAGGAAGAGGATGTCTTCGAGGGCACGCTCCAGACCGCCGACGGAAAGGCCGTGCTGGAGGGCGATGGAGCAGTGACTGACCTCCCGGGAGTCATGCTGGGGGTGCAGACGGCAGACTGTGTTCCGGTGCTAATCGCGGACGTCAATAAGCGAGTGGTAGCGGCGATCCACGCGGGATGGAGGGGCACGGCAGCGCGGATCGTCGAGCAGGGATGCCTGGCGATGCAAGAGCGGTACGGATCGCGCCCTGAAGAGCTGGTGGCCGCCGTGGGGCCATCGATTGGTGCCTGCTGCTATGCGGTAGGCGAAGAAGTGCGGTCTGGATTTGGCGCTCAGTTCGAATATGCGGATGCATTGTTCAGGACGGGAGAGACCGGGCAGATGCATCTCGATCTCTGGGAGGCGAACCGGCGGCAGCTCCTCGATGCCGGAGTTCCGGCGCAGAGTATTACGGTGATTGGAGAGTGTACGGCTTGTACAGTCTCCGGTGGAGAGAAAAAGTACTTCTCGCACCGTGCCGAGCATGGATTTACTGGTCGCATGATGAGCGTAATTGGCGTAGTTTAG